In Salmo salar chromosome ssa24, Ssal_v3.1, whole genome shotgun sequence, the following proteins share a genomic window:
- the LOC106585456 gene encoding ral guanine nucleotide dissociation stimulator isoform X1, translating into MVHFMGMCSDAQSINSGYLDEMFDAGTWKVRNIWDGVKLEVGEDESPVVLNSFTHLDPDLPLFENSTQEIGEEVEEGAVFTITLRKVQLHQSASKGQRWLGVETDSALSLYETCKVRTIKAGTLERLVEYMVSAFRGKDSTYVTIFLCTYRSFATTKEVLDLLLNRYANLQNQPGIDVHRHTQDDSTELRNTVSSILGAWLDQYSEDFWSPPQYSCLHHLMSYLHHHFPGSDLERRARNLLALLHRRQQCEPDLDVEHIGCPFATQEESGFEDELPALNFLFFDPIMVAEQFTLMDADLFKKVVPYHCLGGIWSQRDKKGKEHLAPTIRATVAQFNCVTNCVITTCLSNPCLKPTQRARLVERWIEVARECRILKNFSSLRAILSGLQCNSLHRLKRTWDEVSRENFRTFRELSEIFSDDNNYSLSRELLVKEGTSKFATLEINPKRAQRRHQQQRDLGVMQGTIPYLGTFLTDLVMMDTAMKDYTESGLINFEKRRKEFEVIAQIKLLQLASNNYSFTQDSFFREWFSGVERLSEAESYTLSCEIEPLSESSSNTTRAKKNGGIMKRWSDRQLTEASCSSAGSSHSKLFDQSHIRPYQRGGGDSGDTLSVTSAGSSGSDLEDVNASFLSDSPDAHERKTSTSSVKHSVSALGKESQTREPNSTFWESTSLSSLDTSGMGSGSGSSSASSSSVSSTTPLPGASRSHKRSVSAVSCYSTLSLPLYNQQVDDCCIIRVSLDVDNGNMYKSILVTSQDKTPAVISKAMVKHNLEREKTEDYELMQKISEEKELRIPNNANVFYAMNSTANYDFVLKKRGLSKKGRAKSVASSTLPRMKQKGLKIAKGIF; encoded by the exons AACTCGACACAGGAGATcggagaggaggtggaagagggggCAGTCTTCACCATCACCCTGAGGAAGGTACAGTTGCACCAGTCGGCCAGTAAGGGACAGCGATGGCTGGGCGTGGAGACAGACTCTGCTCTCAGCCTGTATGAGACGTGTAAAGTACGCACCATAAAGGCTGGTACGCTGGAGAGGCTGGTGGAATACATGGTGTCTGCGTTCAGGGGGAAGGACTCCACCTACGTCACCATCTTCCTCTGCACCTACCGCTCCTTCGCCACCACCAAGGAGGTGCTGGACCTCCTACTCAACAG GTATGCCAATCTACAGAACCAACCTGGGATAGatgtacacagacacactcaggaTGACAGCACAGAGCTCAGAAA CACTGTGTCGTCCATCCTGGGAGCGTGGCTGGACCAGTACTCAGAGGACTTCTGGAGCCCTCCACAGTATAGCTGTCTACACCACCTGATGTCCTACCTGCACCACCACTTCCCTGGCTCCGACCTGGAGCGCCGCGCGCGCAACCTGCTGGCCCTCTTGCACCGTAGGCAGCAGTGTGAGCCCGACCTCGACG TGGAGCACATTGGCTGTCCCTTCGCCACGCAGGAAGAGAGTGGCTTTGAAGACGAGCTTCCTGCCCTGAACTTCTTGTTCTTTGACCCCATCATGGTTGCCGAGCAGTTCACACTCATGGATGCG GATCTGTTCAAGAAGGTGGTCCCTTACCATTGCCTGGGGGGCATCTGGTCCCAGCGGGATAAGAAGGGGAAGGAACACCTGGCCCCCACCATTCGGGCCACAGTGGCCCAGTTCAACTGTGTCACCAACTGTGTCATCACCACCTGCCTGAGCAACCCCTGTCTGAAACCCACCCAGCGGGCTAGACTGGTGGAGCGCTGGATAGAGGTGGCCAGG GAATGTCGTATCCTCAAGAACTTCTCGTCCCTGCGAGCTATCCTCTCTGGCCTGCAGTGTAACTCTCTCCACCGACTCAAGAGGACATGGGATGAGGTGTCCAG AGAGAATTTCCGCACCTTCCGTGAGCTGTCAGAGATCTTCTCAGATGACAACAACTACTCTCTAAGCCGAGAGCTGCTGGTCAAG gaggGCACCTCCAAATTTGCCACCCTGGAAATCAACCCTAAACGAGCGCAGAGGAGACACCAACAGCAGAGAGACTTG GGGGTGATGCAGGGGACCATTCCTTACCTGGGCACCTTCCTCACTGACCTGGTCATGATGGACACAGCTATGAAAGATTACACAGAG AGTGGACTCATCAACTTTGAGAAGCGACGAAAG GAGTTTGAGGTGATAGCTCAGATTAAGCTGCTGCAGCTGGCATCCAACAACTACAGTTTCACCCAGGACAGCTTCTTCAGGGAGTGGTTCTCAGGAGTGGAGAGACTCAGTGAggcagagag CTACACTCTGTCCTGTGAGATTGAACCACTGTCAGAGTCATCCAGCAATACTACCAGAGCCAAGAAAAACGGCGGCATCATGAAACGCTGGAGCGA TCGCCAGTTAACTGAGGCCAGCTGCAGCAGTGCAGGAAGCTCCCATTCCAAGTTGTTTGACCAGTCCCACATCAGACCGTaccagagagggggaggtgatagTGGGGACACCCTCAGCGTCACCTCAGCTGGCTCCAGTGGCTCTGACCTGGAAGATGTCAACGCCAGCTTCCTGTCTGACTCTCCGGATGCCCACGAGAGAAAG ACCTCTACATCCTCAGTAAAACATTCCGTCTCTGCTTTGGGGAAAGAAAGCCAGACTCGTGAGCCCAACTCCACG TTTTGGGAGTCCACCTCCCTGTCTTCTCTAGACACCTCAGGGATGGGTTCTGGTTCGGGCTCCAGCAGCGCCTCGTCCTCCTCTGTGTCctccaccactcctctcccaGGTGCCTCCCGCTCCCACAAGCGGTCCGTCTCAGCCGTGTCCTGCTACTCTACACTCTCACTGCCCCTCTACAACCAGCAGGTGGATGACTGCTGCATCATCAGAGTCAGCCTAGACGTGGACAACGGCAACATGTACAAGAGCATCCTg GTGACCAGTCAGGACAAGACACCAGCAGTCATCAGCAAAGCCATGGTGAAACACAACCTGGAGCGAGAGAAAACGGAGGACTATGAGTTGATGCAGAAAATCTCTGAAGAAAAAG aGCTGCGGATCCCAAACAATGCCAACGTTTTCTATGCCATGAACTCTACCGCCAACTATGACTTTGTGCTGAAGAAACGTGGCTTGTCCAAGAAAGGCCGGGCCAAGAGTGTAGCCAGCTCCACGCTGCCCCGCATGAAGCAGAAGGGCCTAAAAATCGCCAAAGGCATCTTCTGA